From one Azospirillum ramasamyi genomic stretch:
- the queF gene encoding preQ(1) synthase: MTENIYAGLTQLGGSTVQPKSPEEAVLERVPNPNPGAAYCVRFTAPEFTSLCPITGQPDFAHLVIDYVPGDWLVESKSLKLLLTSFRNHGAFHEACTVGIGKRLADELSPVWLRIGGYWYPRGGIPIDVFFQTGEPPKGVWIPSQDVPTYRGRG; this comes from the coding sequence ATGACTGAGAACATCTACGCAGGCCTGACCCAGCTCGGCGGCTCCACCGTCCAGCCCAAGTCCCCGGAAGAGGCGGTGCTGGAGCGGGTGCCGAACCCGAACCCCGGCGCCGCCTATTGCGTGCGCTTCACCGCGCCGGAGTTCACCTCGCTCTGCCCGATCACCGGCCAGCCGGACTTCGCCCATCTGGTCATCGACTACGTGCCGGGCGACTGGCTGGTGGAATCGAAGTCGCTGAAGCTGCTCCTGACCAGCTTCCGCAACCACGGCGCCTTCCACGAGGCCTGCACGGTCGGCATCGGCAAGCGGCTGGCGGACGAGCTGTCGCCGGTGTGGCTGCGCATCGGCGGCTATTGGTATCCGCGCGGCGGCATCCCCATCGACGTCTTCTTCCAGACCGGAGAGCCGCCGAAGGGCGTCTGGATCCCGTCGCAGGACGTCCCGACCTACCGTGGCCGCGGCTAA
- the queG gene encoding tRNA epoxyqueuosine(34) reductase QueG codes for MAAAKPAPLASADPARLRDAIRGRVLAAGFDAVGFAPAALGPEARERLARFVAEGRHGDMGWMAERSDQRSHPRSLWDEARSVIALGTSYAPHDDPRRLAEHPDRGIVSVYARNRDYHDLIKGRLKTLAQWLAHQTGAGVKVFVDTAPVMEKPLAEQAGLGWQGKHTNLVSRDHGSWLFLGEIYTTLELPPDPPARDRCGSCDRCQTACPTAAFPAPYQIDARRCVSYLTIEHKGPIPDELKPLMGNRIYGCDDCLAACPWNKFARASLEPAFLPRAELTAPRLADLAQLDDAGFRQVFSGSPIKRIGRDRFVRNVLVAIGNSGDPSLRPVAEALRQDASDVVRETADWAAARLGEAAPPTS; via the coding sequence GTGGCCGCGGCTAAGCCCGCTCCGCTTGCTTCCGCCGACCCGGCGCGGCTGCGGGACGCCATCCGCGGCCGCGTGCTGGCGGCGGGATTCGACGCGGTGGGATTCGCCCCCGCCGCGCTTGGACCGGAGGCGCGCGAGCGCCTCGCCCGCTTCGTGGCGGAGGGCCGGCACGGCGACATGGGATGGATGGCGGAGCGCAGCGACCAGCGCAGCCATCCGCGATCCCTGTGGGACGAGGCGCGCAGCGTCATCGCGCTGGGCACCAGCTACGCCCCCCACGACGACCCGCGCCGGCTGGCGGAGCATCCCGATCGCGGCATCGTTTCCGTCTATGCCCGCAACCGCGACTATCACGACCTGATCAAGGGCCGGCTGAAGACGCTGGCCCAATGGCTGGCCCACCAGACCGGGGCGGGGGTGAAGGTGTTCGTCGACACCGCGCCAGTGATGGAAAAGCCGCTGGCGGAGCAGGCCGGTCTGGGCTGGCAGGGCAAGCACACCAATCTGGTGTCGCGCGACCATGGCTCCTGGCTGTTCCTCGGCGAGATCTACACGACGCTGGAACTGCCGCCCGATCCGCCGGCGCGCGACCGCTGCGGCTCCTGCGACCGTTGTCAGACCGCCTGCCCGACCGCCGCATTCCCGGCGCCCTACCAGATCGACGCCCGGCGCTGCGTCAGCTACCTGACCATCGAGCACAAGGGTCCGATCCCCGACGAGCTCAAGCCGCTGATGGGCAACCGCATCTATGGCTGCGACGACTGCCTCGCCGCCTGCCCCTGGAACAAATTCGCCCGCGCGAGCCTTGAGCCGGCCTTCCTGCCGCGCGCCGAACTGACGGCGCCCCGGCTGGCCGATCTGGCCCAGCTGGACGATGCCGGCTTCCGGCAGGTCTTCAGCGGCTCCCCGATCAAGCGGATCGGCCGCGACCGCTTCGTCCGCAACGTGCTGGTCGCCATCGGCAACAGCGGCGACCCCTCCCTGCGGCCTGTGGCGGAAGCCTTGCGCCAGGACGCCAGCGACGTGGTGCGCGAGACGGCCGACTGGGCGGCGGCACGGTTGGGCGAGGCGGCACCTCCCACCTCCTGA
- a CDS encoding GNAT family N-acetyltransferase, with amino-acid sequence MSRDLFDRYAALFGPDTIRVLRRPQGSGTAPVACAAHWMMDQWFGGSPVPVQAVAMVAVDPALRGAGHGKALMRALLMEAHAAGAVLSVLWPATLPFYRGLGFGCGGVACQWSAPPAAFAAPVSRASVLRPADPLDADPLVPLRRPLLADANGLPERTEALWSLALCLDGDSADLFRDEDGYIAIMPPRDRRLAVADHCLPSGSSLGGAMSLLAGFRAQVDRVTWSGGPDDPLALRAGDGLRLDGREEWLARPLDVAAALEKRGYPAGLTESADFEIRDSLISGNCGRYRVEVVNSRGIVSKIEQVVETPARMEIGTFASLFTGHTSARALWRAGLLDGEEEMIGRLQRIFCGAASWMPDRF; translated from the coding sequence CTGTCGCGCGACCTGTTCGACCGCTATGCGGCCCTGTTCGGCCCCGACACCATCCGGGTGCTGAGACGTCCGCAAGGCAGCGGCACCGCCCCGGTCGCCTGTGCCGCGCACTGGATGATGGACCAGTGGTTCGGCGGAAGCCCGGTTCCGGTACAGGCGGTCGCCATGGTCGCGGTCGATCCCGCCCTGCGCGGCGCCGGCCATGGCAAGGCATTGATGCGCGCGCTGCTGATGGAGGCGCATGCCGCCGGAGCGGTCCTGTCCGTCCTCTGGCCCGCCACGCTGCCTTTCTACCGCGGGCTCGGCTTTGGGTGCGGCGGCGTCGCCTGCCAGTGGAGCGCACCGCCCGCCGCCTTCGCCGCGCCGGTTTCCCGCGCCTCTGTCCTCCGTCCGGCGGACCCGCTCGACGCCGACCCGCTGGTCCCGCTCCGTCGTCCTTTGCTGGCCGACGCGAACGGGTTGCCGGAACGGACGGAGGCGCTGTGGTCGCTGGCCCTCTGTCTGGACGGCGATTCGGCCGACCTCTTCCGCGACGAGGACGGATACATCGCCATCATGCCGCCGCGGGATCGGCGACTCGCGGTCGCCGACCACTGCCTGCCCTCGGGCTCCTCGCTGGGCGGGGCCATGAGCCTGCTGGCGGGCTTCCGCGCCCAGGTGGACCGGGTCACATGGTCCGGCGGCCCCGACGACCCGCTGGCGCTCCGGGCCGGTGACGGCTTGCGGCTGGACGGACGGGAAGAATGGCTGGCCCGCCCGTTGGACGTTGCGGCGGCGTTGGAGAAACGCGGCTATCCGGCGGGCCTCACGGAATCGGCCGATTTCGAGATAAGAGATTCTCTAATTTCCGGCAATTGCGGACGGTATCGCGTTGAGGTTGTCAATTCCAGAGGGATTGTCTCCAAAATCGAACAAGTTGTCGAAACGCCTGCCAGGATGGAGATCGGCACCTTCGCCAGTCTGTTCACCGGACACACAAGCGCTCGCGCATTGTGGCGGGCGGGTTTGCTTGATGGTGAGGAAGAGATGATCGGCCGGCTGCAGCGCATATTTTGCGGCGCGGCATCCTGGATGCCCGACCGCTTCTAA
- a CDS encoding methyl-accepting chemotaxis protein — MTIGTRIALGFATVLLLTVGVAFVGWNSLGTYAERVDLEAHTADLDTRLKSVRLEEARFVTERDAKAAANVPGMLDALQAEAQDTRAALADGEGRRLLDEVRSGIDGYRAAFSNFVTQDAEAHARTDSMETRARALREIAEKIGKQQSERYDLNMASKGAADAELRHAMDTAERANRVIERVLEVRRRQSELRRAPEEALAAEIVEALDELVQTTGTVAKDLVGTNDEALAARIADDTRAYHDTVLSLRGRGAAALADAGVAAGLDEAARGVQERAVELQQNQAIVTEALREASNFAQSEVNEAVMLRGLAMRLVQGAQAAMLGQRDFLLAETGESATSAQAAAVAAVREILAIAGQAGAVLVDQEGRALIAAITDAARAFDSEFAALSTAVAKQREASAAMAQASAAVSGQVGRLVTLQREDREAGRASAGMVIAIGAAVALLLGALMAWIIDRAITHPLHAMTGAMGRLAEGDLTVEIPGGDRKDELRHMADAMTIFKENALEMQRMEREREEMRLQIDADRRRTMNEFANGFEQAVSGVVMSLTESAGSLGRDAQEMSSDAALTTAKSTAVATASQQATANVQTVAAAAEELSASIAEISRQLNASSATASGAADKAVQTNSIVEGLSLAAERIGQVVGLIGEIAEQTNLLALNATIEAARAGEAGKGFAVVATEVKNLAGQTAKATEEISAQVAEMQNATSSAVAAIRTISDAVTAISGTVTDIAYEMEQQGSATREIAHNVQQAAEGTQEVMRNIAEVTTAATKTGGAADAVLDASRTLTAQADRLRGEVQGFLDKVRTA; from the coding sequence ATGACGATCGGAACGCGGATCGCGCTTGGCTTCGCCACCGTGCTGCTTCTGACGGTTGGCGTGGCGTTCGTCGGCTGGAACAGCCTCGGCACCTATGCCGAGCGTGTCGATCTGGAGGCCCATACCGCCGATCTCGACACGCGGCTGAAGTCGGTGCGGCTGGAAGAGGCGCGCTTCGTGACCGAGCGCGACGCCAAGGCCGCGGCCAATGTTCCGGGCATGCTCGACGCCCTGCAGGCCGAAGCGCAGGATACCCGCGCCGCACTCGCCGACGGCGAAGGCCGGCGCCTGCTGGACGAGGTGCGTTCGGGCATCGACGGCTACCGCGCCGCCTTCTCCAATTTCGTCACCCAGGATGCCGAGGCGCACGCCCGCACCGACAGCATGGAGACGCGCGCCCGCGCCCTGCGCGAGATCGCCGAGAAGATCGGCAAGCAGCAGTCGGAACGCTATGACCTGAACATGGCGAGCAAGGGCGCCGCCGACGCCGAACTGCGCCATGCGATGGACACCGCCGAGCGCGCCAACCGCGTGATCGAACGGGTGCTGGAGGTCCGCCGCCGGCAGAGCGAACTCCGCCGCGCTCCCGAGGAGGCGCTGGCCGCCGAGATCGTGGAGGCGCTGGACGAACTGGTGCAGACCACCGGCACCGTCGCCAAGGATCTTGTCGGCACCAATGACGAGGCGCTGGCCGCCCGGATCGCCGACGACACCCGCGCCTACCACGACACGGTGCTCTCCTTGCGCGGCCGGGGTGCGGCGGCGCTTGCCGATGCCGGGGTGGCCGCCGGGCTGGACGAGGCCGCCCGCGGCGTGCAGGAACGTGCCGTCGAGCTTCAGCAGAACCAGGCCATCGTGACCGAGGCGTTGCGAGAGGCCTCCAATTTCGCCCAGAGCGAGGTGAACGAGGCGGTGATGCTGCGCGGCCTGGCGATGCGTCTGGTCCAGGGCGCCCAGGCCGCGATGCTGGGCCAGCGCGATTTCCTGCTGGCCGAAACCGGGGAATCCGCCACCAGCGCCCAAGCGGCGGCCGTCGCCGCTGTCCGGGAGATCCTCGCCATCGCCGGGCAGGCCGGGGCCGTGCTGGTCGACCAGGAAGGACGCGCGCTGATCGCCGCCATCACCGACGCCGCCCGCGCCTTCGACTCGGAATTCGCCGCGCTGTCGACCGCCGTCGCCAAGCAGCGCGAAGCGTCGGCCGCCATGGCCCAGGCCTCCGCCGCGGTCAGCGGGCAGGTCGGCCGTCTGGTCACCCTCCAGCGCGAAGACCGCGAAGCCGGCCGCGCCAGCGCCGGGATGGTCATCGCCATCGGTGCGGCTGTCGCCCTGCTGCTGGGCGCGCTGATGGCCTGGATCATCGACCGTGCGATCACGCACCCGCTGCACGCCATGACCGGCGCCATGGGCCGGCTGGCCGAAGGCGACCTGACCGTCGAAATCCCCGGCGGCGACCGCAAGGACGAGCTGCGCCACATGGCCGACGCCATGACCATCTTCAAGGAGAATGCACTGGAGATGCAGCGGATGGAGCGCGAACGCGAGGAGATGCGCCTCCAGATCGATGCCGACCGGCGCCGCACCATGAACGAGTTCGCCAACGGCTTCGAGCAGGCGGTGTCCGGCGTGGTTATGTCGCTGACCGAGTCGGCGGGGTCGCTGGGCCGCGACGCGCAGGAGATGTCGTCCGATGCGGCCCTGACGACCGCCAAGTCCACCGCCGTCGCCACCGCCTCGCAGCAGGCGACGGCGAATGTCCAGACCGTCGCCGCGGCGGCGGAGGAGCTGTCCGCCTCCATCGCCGAAATCTCGCGCCAGCTGAACGCCAGCTCCGCCACCGCATCCGGCGCCGCCGACAAGGCGGTGCAGACCAACAGCATCGTCGAGGGCCTGTCGCTCGCCGCCGAACGGATCGGTCAGGTCGTCGGGCTGATCGGCGAGATCGCGGAACAGACCAACCTGCTGGCGCTCAACGCCACCATCGAAGCGGCCCGCGCCGGCGAGGCCGGCAAGGGCTTTGCCGTGGTGGCGACGGAGGTGAAGAACCTCGCCGGCCAGACTGCCAAGGCAACGGAGGAGATCTCCGCCCAGGTCGCGGAAATGCAGAACGCCACCTCCAGCGCCGTGGCGGCCATCCGCACCATCTCCGACGCCGTGACGGCCATCAGCGGCACCGTCACCGACATCGCCTACGAGATGGAACAGCAGGGCAGCGCCACGCGGGAGATCGCCCACAATGTTCAGCAGGCCGCGGAAGGCACCCAGGAGGTGATGCGCAACATCGCCGAGGTGACCACCGCAGCGACCAAGACCGGCGGTGCTGCGGATGCGGTCCTGGATGCCAGCCGCACGCTGACCGCCCAGGCCGACCGCCTGCGCGGCGAGGTTCAGGGCTTTCTCGACAAGGTGCGGACTGCGTAG
- a CDS encoding CYTH domain-containing protein produces MALEIERRFLVRKDVRHLCRDGVRIVQGYLPSDGTSTVRVRIAGDRATLTIKSLKRGACREEIEHPLSLDFARRLLLHSCDGRVIDKTRYRHCRDGLCWEIDVFHGENTGLIIAEVELEDPDQTVPLPDWIGAEVTTLRAYGNSSLSRAPIQRWSASAAA; encoded by the coding sequence ATGGCACTGGAAATCGAGCGGCGATTCCTGGTCCGCAAAGACGTCCGGCACCTCTGCCGGGACGGCGTGCGAATCGTCCAGGGATATCTGCCGTCAGACGGCACCAGCACGGTCCGCGTCCGCATCGCCGGCGACCGTGCGACGCTCACCATCAAATCCTTGAAGCGGGGTGCCTGCCGCGAGGAGATCGAACATCCCCTGTCGCTGGATTTTGCTCGCCGCCTGCTGCTCCATAGCTGCGACGGGCGGGTGATCGACAAGACGCGCTACCGCCACTGCCGGGACGGCCTGTGCTGGGAAATCGACGTCTTCCACGGGGAGAACACCGGTCTGATCATTGCGGAGGTCGAACTGGAAGACCCCGACCAGACCGTTCCGCTGCCTGACTGGATCGGTGCGGAGGTCACCACGCTGCGGGCTTACGGCAACTCGTCCCTGTCCCGCGCCCCCATCCAGCGATGGTCGGCCTCTGCGGCCGCTTAA
- a CDS encoding DUF3309 family protein — protein MLGTILLIILILLLLGAVPAWPHSRGWGYGPSGILGVLLIVLIVLLLMGRI, from the coding sequence ATGCTCGGCACCATTCTGCTCATCATCCTGATTCTGTTGCTTCTCGGTGCCGTCCCGGCCTGGCCGCACAGCCGCGGCTGGGGCTACGGTCCCAGCGGCATCCTCGGCGTGCTGCTGATCGTCCTGATCGTTCTGCTGCTGATGGGCCGGATCTGA
- a CDS encoding CDP-alcohol phosphatidyltransferase family protein, which produces MKRPPVFRQQIFRPRRARRPGRPHPRLKGLSINHLLPNVLTVLALCSGLTAIRFAMQERWEPAVIAIVIAAILDALDGRIARLLNGQSKFGEELDSLSDAISFGVAPAFMMYLWGLNGAGSLGWIAAMAYAVCCALRLARFNSRLGVVDLPPWAYNYFTGVPAPAGAGLVLLPMILGFEIGPEFLGHPAVIVPWTLLIGGLMVSTLPTFSFKGARVPAQWVVPALAGVGLLAAMLVSQPWWTLSIVGLAYLSMLPFSVLQFRKLQSAAELMRTEITEPGAESGAETAPEAQPSDTVAASEEEPRKPV; this is translated from the coding sequence ATGAAACGACCGCCCGTCTTCCGCCAGCAGATCTTCCGTCCCCGCCGGGCGCGCCGCCCCGGCCGGCCGCATCCGCGGCTGAAGGGGCTGTCGATCAACCACCTGCTGCCGAACGTGCTGACGGTGCTGGCGCTCTGCTCCGGCCTGACCGCGATCCGATTCGCCATGCAGGAGCGGTGGGAACCGGCGGTCATCGCCATCGTCATCGCCGCCATCCTGGACGCGCTGGACGGCCGGATCGCCCGGCTGCTGAATGGCCAGAGCAAGTTCGGCGAGGAGTTGGACAGCCTGTCCGACGCCATCAGCTTCGGCGTCGCGCCCGCCTTCATGATGTATCTGTGGGGGCTGAACGGGGCCGGCAGCCTGGGCTGGATCGCCGCCATGGCCTATGCGGTATGCTGCGCGCTGCGTCTCGCGCGCTTCAATTCGCGACTCGGCGTGGTCGATCTGCCGCCCTGGGCCTACAACTACTTCACCGGCGTACCCGCGCCGGCCGGCGCCGGCCTCGTGCTGCTGCCGATGATCCTGGGCTTCGAGATCGGGCCCGAATTCCTCGGCCATCCGGCGGTGATCGTGCCCTGGACCCTGCTGATCGGCGGACTGATGGTCAGCACCCTGCCGACCTTCTCCTTCAAGGGCGCCCGCGTGCCGGCCCAATGGGTGGTGCCGGCGCTGGCCGGCGTCGGCCTGCTGGCGGCGATGCTGGTCAGCCAGCCCTGGTGGACTCTGTCCATCGTCGGGCTGGCCTATCTGTCGATGCTGCCCTTCTCCGTCCTCCAGTTCCGCAAGCTGCAGAGTGCCGCGGAACTGATGCGTACGGAGATCACGGAACCGGGGGCCGAGTCCGGGGCTGAAACCGCTCCCGAAGCGCAGCCGTCGGACACAGTCGCAGCGTCCGAAGAGGAGCCGCGGAAGCCGGTCTGA
- a CDS encoding phosphatidylserine decarboxylase, with translation MSAIDTVVVPIHRAGWPFIAGFAVVSLVLGLAVWAPLGWIGLILTLWCAYFFRDPDRVTPTRPGLLVSPADGRVTMIVQAVPPKELGMGDKPMTRISVFLNVFNVHVNRVPADGTIVAAEYHKGTFVNAALDKASDENERMAFRHRLPDGREIAYVQIAGLVARRILWWVKAGQQVKAGERFGLIRFGSRTDIYLPDGVAPLVCVGQTAIGGETILADLDGMEAQRQGDVR, from the coding sequence ATGTCCGCCATCGATACCGTCGTCGTCCCCATCCACCGTGCCGGCTGGCCTTTCATCGCCGGTTTCGCGGTAGTCTCCCTGGTTCTCGGTCTTGCCGTCTGGGCGCCGCTCGGCTGGATCGGGCTGATTCTCACCCTCTGGTGCGCCTATTTCTTCCGCGATCCCGACCGCGTGACGCCGACCCGGCCCGGCCTGCTGGTCAGCCCGGCCGACGGGCGCGTGACCATGATCGTCCAGGCGGTGCCGCCGAAGGAACTGGGCATGGGCGACAAGCCCATGACCCGGATCAGCGTGTTCCTCAACGTCTTCAACGTCCACGTCAACCGCGTGCCGGCCGACGGCACCATCGTGGCGGCCGAATACCACAAGGGCACCTTCGTCAACGCGGCCCTCGACAAGGCCAGCGACGAGAACGAGCGGATGGCCTTCCGCCACCGCCTGCCCGACGGGCGCGAGATCGCCTATGTCCAGATCGCCGGTCTGGTGGCGCGCCGCATCCTGTGGTGGGTCAAGGCCGGGCAGCAGGTGAAGGCCGGCGAGCGGTTCGGCCTGATCCGATTCGGCAGCCGCACCGACATCTATCTGCCGGACGGCGTCGCCCCGCTGGTCTGCGTCGGTCAGACCGCGATCGGCGGCGAGACGATCCTGGCCGACCTGGACGGGATGGAAGCGCAACGGCAAGGAGATGTGCGTTGA
- a CDS encoding DUF29 domain-containing protein yields MDGSSLYDRDFYAWANEQAALLRAGKLDAADIEHIAEEIESMGKTEKRELVSRLRVLLHHLLKWAHQPARCGNSWGLSVANSRDEIETHLRDNPSLKSKLDESIADAYRLARRDAAAETGFDEAVFPAECPWGFAGMMDEAFWPEG; encoded by the coding sequence ATGGACGGAAGCAGCCTCTACGACCGCGATTTCTACGCCTGGGCGAACGAACAGGCGGCCCTTCTCCGGGCCGGCAAACTCGACGCGGCGGATATCGAGCACATCGCCGAGGAGATCGAGAGCATGGGCAAGACCGAGAAGCGCGAGTTGGTCAGCCGGCTGCGCGTGCTCTTGCACCATCTGCTGAAGTGGGCGCATCAGCCGGCGCGGTGCGGGAACTCCTGGGGTCTGTCCGTTGCCAACAGTCGCGACGAGATCGAGACTCATCTGCGCGACAATCCAAGCCTCAAATCGAAACTCGACGAGTCGATTGCCGACGCATACCGCTTGGCGCGGCGTGATGCCGCCGCCGAAACAGGCTTCGACGAAGCGGTCTTCCCGGCAGAGTGCCCATGGGGTTTCGCCGGGATGATGGACGAGGCGTTCTGGCCGGAGGGCTGA
- a CDS encoding BMP family ABC transporter substrate-binding protein: MGKAVLGLAGAAIALSVGMGSALAQDKLKVGFVYVGPISDHGYSYQHDQGRLAVEKELGDKVTTTFVENVPEGADAERVIEQLAASGHKLIFTTSFGFMNPTLKVAKRYPDVKFEHATGYKRAENVATYSGRFYEGRTVIGAIAGKMTKSNIIGYVASYPIPEVVGGINAFTIALREQNPKAEVRVVWVNSWYDPGKEAEAAKALIDQGADIIVQHTDSPAPIQTAQERGLWSVGQSSDMTRFGPKSHLTAIIEDWNGYYVQRVKAVLDGTWQPIDTWGGINTGMVELAPYNPAIPADVVKMADQLKADIVSGKRHSFQGPVKDQSGKVVIPEGKTATDEQILKMDWYVEGVQGKVPK, translated from the coding sequence ATGGGCAAGGCGGTGCTGGGTCTGGCCGGCGCCGCGATCGCGCTGAGCGTGGGCATGGGCTCCGCCCTGGCGCAGGACAAGCTGAAGGTCGGCTTCGTCTATGTCGGCCCGATCAGCGACCACGGCTACAGCTACCAGCACGACCAGGGCCGTCTGGCCGTGGAGAAGGAGCTGGGCGACAAGGTCACCACCACCTTCGTCGAGAATGTGCCGGAAGGCGCCGACGCCGAGCGCGTGATCGAGCAGCTGGCCGCCAGCGGCCACAAGCTGATCTTCACCACCTCCTTCGGCTTCATGAACCCGACGCTGAAGGTGGCCAAGCGCTATCCCGACGTGAAGTTCGAGCATGCCACCGGCTACAAGCGGGCCGAGAACGTCGCGACCTATTCCGGCCGCTTCTATGAAGGCCGTACGGTGATCGGCGCCATCGCAGGCAAGATGACCAAGTCGAACATCATCGGCTATGTCGCCTCCTATCCGATTCCCGAGGTGGTCGGCGGCATCAACGCCTTCACCATCGCCCTGCGCGAGCAGAACCCGAAGGCCGAGGTCCGCGTGGTCTGGGTCAACAGCTGGTATGACCCCGGCAAGGAAGCCGAGGCGGCCAAGGCGCTGATCGACCAGGGTGCCGACATCATCGTCCAGCACACCGACAGCCCGGCCCCGATCCAGACCGCGCAGGAGCGTGGGCTGTGGTCCGTCGGCCAGTCGTCCGACATGACCCGCTTCGGTCCGAAGTCGCACCTGACCGCGATCATCGAGGACTGGAACGGCTATTACGTCCAGCGCGTCAAGGCGGTGCTGGACGGCACCTGGCAGCCGATCGACACCTGGGGCGGCATCAACACCGGCATGGTCGAGCTGGCCCCCTACAACCCGGCCATCCCGGCCGACGTCGTGAAGATGGCCGATCAGCTCAAGGCCGACATCGTCTCCGGCAAGCGCCACTCCTTCCAGGGCCCGGTCAAGGACCAGTCCGGCAAGGTCGTGATCCCGGAAGGCAAGACCGCCACCGACGAGCAGATCCTGAAGATGGACTGGTACGTCGAGGGCGTGCAGGGCAAGGTTCCGAAGTAA
- a CDS encoding ABC transporter permease — translation MNDLALIGPILAAMFAAATPLLFAALGELVVEKSGVLNLGVEGMMLVGAVCGFAVTIQTGSAVTGFLIAALAGAATASLFAVLTLFLLANQVATGLALTLFGVGLSALIGQGFVGIPLEGLPKVYIPGLTELPVVGQALFGQDIMVYLAIAAVPLVHLFLYRTRAGLVLRAVGENHTAAHALGYKVLRIRFLAVLFGGAMAGLGGAFLSMDYTPMWAENMTSGRGWIALALVVFATWKPVRAMLGAWLFGGVTILQLHVQGLGIDVPSQLLSMLPYLATVLVLVLISRDVARIRLNAPACLGKLFHPDA, via the coding sequence ATGAACGACCTTGCCCTGATCGGCCCGATCCTGGCCGCCATGTTCGCCGCGGCGACGCCGCTGCTGTTCGCGGCATTGGGCGAACTGGTGGTGGAGAAGTCGGGCGTCCTCAACCTGGGTGTCGAGGGCATGATGCTGGTCGGCGCGGTCTGCGGCTTCGCCGTGACGATCCAGACCGGCAGCGCCGTCACCGGATTCCTGATCGCGGCGCTGGCTGGCGCCGCCACCGCCTCGCTGTTCGCCGTGCTGACCCTGTTCCTGCTGGCCAACCAGGTGGCGACCGGGCTGGCGCTCACCCTGTTCGGCGTCGGCCTGTCGGCTCTGATCGGGCAGGGCTTCGTCGGCATCCCGCTGGAAGGTCTGCCCAAGGTATACATCCCCGGCCTGACCGAGCTGCCGGTGGTCGGGCAGGCGCTGTTCGGCCAGGACATCATGGTCTATCTGGCCATCGCCGCGGTGCCGCTGGTCCACCTGTTCCTCTACCGCACCCGCGCCGGGCTGGTTCTGCGCGCGGTGGGGGAGAACCACACGGCCGCCCACGCCCTGGGCTACAAGGTGCTGCGCATCCGCTTCCTCGCCGTGCTGTTCGGCGGTGCGATGGCCGGGTTGGGCGGCGCCTTCCTGTCGATGGACTACACGCCGATGTGGGCGGAGAACATGACGTCGGGCCGCGGCTGGATCGCGCTGGCGCTGGTGGTCTTCGCCACATGGAAGCCGGTGCGCGCCATGCTGGGCGCCTGGCTGTTCGGCGGCGTCACCATCCTGCAACTGCACGTTCAGGGGCTGGGCATCGACGTGCCTTCGCAGCTCTTGTCCATGCTGCCTTATCTGGCTACCGTCCTCGTTCTGGTGCTGATTTCGCGGGACGTCGCCCGCATCCGCCTGAACGCGCCGGCCTGTCTGGGGAAACTGTTTCATCCCGATGCTTGA